The nucleotide window TGTTCATAGATATCCATGACGCGCTCCCAGAACACCGGCTCAAAGTAGAGTTTATCAGCGGTGTCGAAATCGGTGGAAACTGTTTCGGGATTACAGTTCACCATGATAGCTTCATAACCCATTTCCTGGGCGGCTTTCACGGCATGCACGCAGGAGTAGTCAAATTCAATACCCTGGCCAATACGGTTGGGGCCACTTCCCAGAATCATTACTTTTTTCTTGTCGGTTACTTCACTCTCGTTTTCGCCTTCGTAGGCGGAGTAGAAGTAGGGCGTCTCGGCGGGGAATTCCGCAGCACAGGTGTCAACCACTTTAAACGAGGGTTTAAGCTCAAATTCATGACGCTTTTCTCGTACTTCTTTCTCCGTGACTTTTCCATTGCTCTGGCTCATCAGCCAAGCAATTTGCTCATCCCCAAAGCCTGCTTGTTTAAGTTCAAAAAGATCATCTTTGGAGATGGTATCGAGCGACTGTCCCTCAGTACGGTTTTCGAGGGAAACCATGTATCGAATCTGTTGCAGGAACCACGGATCAACTTTCGTAATGTCTGCAATTTCTTCGACTGAGGCGCCCAATTTAAAGGCATTTCGAATGTTCAGCATGCGATCCCAGTAAGGTTTTTTGAGTCGTTCACGCACTTCTTTACGATGCAACTCATTGTAGCCATCAGCGCCCAGCCCGGATCGACCAATTTCGAGCGATTGATAGGCCTTGTTTAGTGCCTCGGGGAAGTTTCGGCCAATGGACATTACTTCACCTACCGCTTTCATCTGTGTGGTAAGTTCTTCATCTACATTGGGGAACTTCTCAAAGTTGAAACGCGGCGCCTTCACAATCACATAGTCAATAGAGGGCTCAAAACAGGCCGAGGTATTACCCGTAATGGGGTTGGGTAGCTCGTCAAGGTTATAGCCTACCGCCAGTTTTGTGGCAATTTTAGCAATGGGGTATCCCGTTGCTTTGGATGCGAGGGCAGAAGATCGGCTCACGCGCGGATTAATCTCGATAGCGACAAAGCGATCGCTGCCTGGCTCAACGGCAAACTGCACATTGCAACCGCCGGCAAAAGTCCCGATTGAACGCATCATTTTAATAGCCGCGTCGCGTAACATTTGGAACTGTTTATCGGTCAGTGTTTGTGATGGAGCCACGGTTACCGAGTCGCCGGTGTGCACACCCATCGGGTCGATATTTTCAACCGTGCAAATAATGACGACGTTATCGTTGGGATCGCGAAGCAATTCGAGCTCATATTCTTTCCAGCCAAAAATTGATTCTTCAATGAGTACGCGGTGTACAGGACTCATTTCCAGCCCGCGCAATACTTTTTTCTCAAACTCATCTTCAGTCCAGACGATACCGCCACCGGCTCCCCCCATTGTAAACGAAGGACGAATGACAATTGGCAGGCCGCCCAGATCTTCAGCAATTTCTTTGGCTTCGAGCACCGATTCAGCGGCGCGACTACGACACTGTGGGATATCGATTTCATCCATCAGATCGCGAAACTGCTGGCGATCTTCAGTAATATCAACCGCATCAATGTCTACACCTATAATTTTAATATCACGCTCTGTCCAATAATTTTCCTGTTGTAGATTTCTGGTTAGATTTAGCCCCGTTTGTCCCCCCATCGTGGGTAGAACGGCATCGGGATTTTCAATTTCTACAATTTCTTTTATTGATTCTTCGGTGAGAGGTTTTAGATAAATTTCATCGGCCATCATAGGATCGGTCATAATAGTAGCCGGGTTAGAGTTGATGAGCACAACTTCGTAGCCATCTTCTCTAAGCGATTTACAGGCCTGGGAACCGGAGTAGTCAAATTCACAGGCTTGGCCGATTACAATTGGTCCTGATCCTATGATAAGAATTTTATTAATATCGTTGCGTCGTGGCATTTGGTTAGTGAGCTTCTGTATTACAGATTAAGATTTCTTTGGATTCTATGCTTGGGGTGATGGCGATATCCCCCGTACTCAATATTTTATGCTGGTTCTCCTTTTTCTTCTTTGATCATATCCAAAAACTGATCGAAGAGATAGCGAGAATCGTGCGGTCCGGGTGATGCTTCGGGGTGATATTGTACTGACATCCCCGGAAAGTTTTTGAACCGGAGCCCCTCAATGGTACCGTCGTTCAGATTTTCGTGGGTCACTTCCACTTTAGATTTATCAAGTGCTTCTTCATCTACTGCAAAACCATGGTTTTGAGTCGTAATTTCTACCAGACCGTTTTCGAGGTTCTTAACCGGGTGATTAGCTCCACGATGTCCTACGTACATTTTGGTTGTGGAGATCCCTTCAGATAGGGCCATTAGCTGGTGTCCAAGACAAATGCCGAACATCGGTTTGCCGGTTTCTTTCGCATAGTTTACAGCATCCAGTGCATATTTTGCTGTGGCATCGGGATCGCCGGGACCGTTGCTAAAGAAGAATCCATCAGGATTCCAGTTGTCAAGCTCTTCTTTGAAGTCGCCTTTAGCGGGAAAAACGCGGAGCGTGCATCCTCGTTCAACAAGATTATCAATTATGCTTTGTTTGATGCCATAGTCAAAAGCAGCGACTTTAAATGGGCCGTCACTATGGAACGTTTGCGGTTCTCGGCGCGTAACTTCGGTCGCCAATTCAAGACCAACCATATCGTCCCAGTTTTTGGCTTTTTCCACTAATTTATCTTCATCGAGTTCGGTGGAAGAAATTACGGCGTTCATCACACCTTTGCTTCGGATGTGTCGGACCAGCTTCCGAGTATCAATACCGGTAATACCGACAACTTCGTTGCGCTCCAGGTATTCCTGCAGGTTACTGTCGGCCTGAGAGTTACTGTGTTCCCATGAAAAAGATCGGACAATTAGTCCGGCGATCATAACCTTCCGGGCTTCATCGTCACGGCTCATTGTGCCGTAATTCCCGATATGGGGATAGGTCATCATCATAAGTTGGCCGTAGTAGCTGGGGTCGGTAAAGATTTCCTGGTAGCCGACCATACTGGTGTTAAAGCAAAGTTCACCGCCGGTAGTGCCTTTTTTGCCAATGGCGTATCCGTGTTCAACGGTGCCATCGGATAGAGCAATGATAGCTTTATCTCTGGGATAGAGTGACATAGTGAGGATATATTGGTTTTGTGGTATTAAAGTTTAGACATAAAAAAAATCCGACTAACAATGAGTCGGATTTTAAAAAAGAGAATGGAATATGTGTTTTCCGAATCGAAGTATTATTCGGAAATTTTTCATGGCAGTTGAGCCTGCCAGCTGCTTTAAATTTCGTAGACTTGAATATCAACGTTTGCTGTTATAGCATCTGGTGTTCAAAATTTGTGCGCTTCATTTAGCTCCAGCGCAAAACTGTGGAAAGATACAAATCCGAACATCTATTTTCAAAGGAGATTTAGAAAAGTATTTAAGTGGTAGAGGAGAAAAGCACTATTGTTGGAAAGCGTTATATAGAAGTGGTTGAACTTTTATAACTCCAATACGATAGCACTTAAGTACTTACTGTGCTTGCCGGCTTTGAATAATGAATTCTTTATTCCATTGATCATACGAGACCGAAAGTTCATTGGGACGGCAACAAACCTGGCAATCCTCAATATATTTTTGTGTATTTCCCTGCGAGGGATCCACAAAGGTATGATTAATCTCTCCGCAGTATGCGCAGCGATATTCCGTTCCTTGTGATTCTTCTGGATGCTTCATTTTATGCCTTCCCAATATTCTTTATTAGCTAATGAGTAACGAGCGGGTAGTAATTTAAATTACAAGCTACTACCCATTGAATAAGTTATAAAAAAGGCACCGCCACAGAGCAACGGTGCTAAATTATAATCTAATTTATAAGTGAGTGAAAGCAGTGAGTTTACTCATTACTCACGACTCAATACTCATAACTACCTTACCACAACAACATTTTCATGCAGAAGACACTGCCGCCGCTTTTGAGGAATTCGTAGGTACTTACCTCATGGACTGAGAATCCGGCATCGCGCAGGTTTTTATTTACATCCGTACAACCTTGCTGGATAATCACATTACGTCCATCGGGGCAAGAGGCATTACAGGCGAAAAGTTCTTCGGCTTCATATTTAGAGGCATGGATCACCTTCTCAAACATTTTGTTAATCATAGCTAATCCTTCATTGGTAAAAGCCTCGGGATAAATAAGGGCCGTATTTTCATCCAGCACACAGAAGCAGGTGTCAAGGTGATAGAATGATT belongs to Fodinibius sp. Rm-B-1B1-1 and includes:
- the carB gene encoding carbamoyl-phosphate synthase large subunit, giving the protein MPRRNDINKILIIGSGPIVIGQACEFDYSGSQACKSLREDGYEVVLINSNPATIMTDPMMADEIYLKPLTEESIKEIVEIENPDAVLPTMGGQTGLNLTRNLQQENYWTERDIKIIGVDIDAVDITEDRQQFRDLMDEIDIPQCRSRAAESVLEAKEIAEDLGGLPIVIRPSFTMGGAGGGIVWTEDEFEKKVLRGLEMSPVHRVLIEESIFGWKEYELELLRDPNDNVVIICTVENIDPMGVHTGDSVTVAPSQTLTDKQFQMLRDAAIKMMRSIGTFAGGCNVQFAVEPGSDRFVAIEINPRVSRSSALASKATGYPIAKIATKLAVGYNLDELPNPITGNTSACFEPSIDYVIVKAPRFNFEKFPNVDEELTTQMKAVGEVMSIGRNFPEALNKAYQSLEIGRSGLGADGYNELHRKEVRERLKKPYWDRMLNIRNAFKLGASVEEIADITKVDPWFLQQIRYMVSLENRTEGQSLDTISKDDLFELKQAGFGDEQIAWLMSQSNGKVTEKEVREKRHEFELKPSFKVVDTCAAEFPAETPYFYSAYEGENESEVTDKKKVMILGSGPNRIGQGIEFDYSCVHAVKAAQEMGYEAIMVNCNPETVSTDFDTADKLYFEPVFWERVMDIYEHEQPEGVILQVGGQTALKLGKKFVEEGIKIFGTDFEMINFAEDRGSFSEFLKKLDIPFPSYGTAEDVDGALEIANRIGYPVLIRPSYVLGGQGMRIAVKQEELEFYTERVLDTHPENAFLIDKFLEHAVEVDVDAVYDGDDLHIAGIMQHIEPAGVHSGDSTAVIPTYSLSDTAIEKIKEYHEKIAANMNIKGFLNVQYAVKGDDVYVLEANPRSTRTIPFLAKATGRPEARIAVKVMLGAKLKNFDTEDLTSKLDKWAIKEPVFPFDKFPEVKKELGPEMKSTGETIYFMEDFNDEHFKKPYEFKNLYLSK
- a CDS encoding CPXCG motif-containing cysteine-rich protein, with protein sequence MKHPEESQGTEYRCAYCGEINHTFVDPSQGNTQKYIEDCQVCCRPNELSVSYDQWNKEFIIQSRQAQ
- the carA gene encoding glutamine-hydrolyzing carbamoyl-phosphate synthase small subunit gives rise to the protein MSLYPRDKAIIALSDGTVEHGYAIGKKGTTGGELCFNTSMVGYQEIFTDPSYYGQLMMMTYPHIGNYGTMSRDDEARKVMIAGLIVRSFSWEHSNSQADSNLQEYLERNEVVGITGIDTRKLVRHIRSKGVMNAVISSTELDEDKLVEKAKNWDDMVGLELATEVTRREPQTFHSDGPFKVAAFDYGIKQSIIDNLVERGCTLRVFPAKGDFKEELDNWNPDGFFFSNGPGDPDATAKYALDAVNYAKETGKPMFGICLGHQLMALSEGISTTKMYVGHRGANHPVKNLENGLVEITTQNHGFAVDEEALDKSKVEVTHENLNDGTIEGLRFKNFPGMSVQYHPEASPGPHDSRYLFDQFLDMIKEEKGEPA